GCCGGTTGTTGGTCATATGCATGTACGGGGAGAGCAGCAGCGGCAGCGCCACGGCCGGGTCGGTGACCCGCTCGTCCCGCTCACCGTCCCAGGACCGGAAGACCAGGTCCCCGTCGACGGCCAGCTTCCGCGCCCGGTCCCGGAGTTCGGCACAGTGCTCGGCCCACCCGGCCAGGGACCCGGGCAGCGAACCCGGGCTCCCGGGCGGGGCCGTGGCGGTCCGGATGCGGGTGAATCGGTCCCGCAGCCCGTCCGCCGTACGGGCGTAGTTCCGGTCGTACTCGTCCGTGCCGATGAAGCCGGTGCCGGGGAAGGCCCGGTGCCAGAACTCGTAGTAGCTGTCCAGGTAATGGGTCAGCTCCGCCCGCTCCGGCAGGAAGGTGGACGACATCACCATCATCAGCTGGGCCGAGGTACCGAGCAGGACCGTGCGCAGGTGCAGGTTCTTGGTGGCGAGCGCGTCGATGACCAGATCGCTGGAGTGCCGGAAGTGCCACTCGGCCAACTCGGTCCCGGCCGGGCCGCCGTACTTCCCGAACTCCGGCTCGTACGCCTCCCGGTGGCGGGAGTTGTTGGGGCGCAGGTTCATCCGGCCCTGCTCGTCCATGTAGTGGCCGCGCTCGCTGCCGGGGAACTCGATCTCGAAGAGGGTGTTGTAGAAGTCGTTGAGGAACCCGGAGTCGACCGCGTACAGCGCGGGCCGTTCCGCGAGGAAGGCGTCCACGGCCTCTCCGGTGCGGCGGGCCACCTCGGGCTCGGCGGCGGGTGAGGACGGCTTGAGGCGGAGGCGGACGTGGGGCCCCTCCAGCCAGTAGTTGATGAAGAAGTACCCGGCGAGCAGCCCGTCCGCCTCCAGCTCCGCCACCAGCGGGCGGACGCAGTGCAGGAGGAAGGGTCGGGGGTTGGCGGCGTAGAAGACATGGGTGGCCTGCCAGGCACCGGTGGTGGTCGCGGTCGTGGCGGCGGGCGGGGTCATGGGGTCCTCCTGCGGACGGGTACGGCCGTCTCCACGGCCAGTTCGGCGACATGGCGGCCGTGGCCGGAGACGGTGTGCAGCGCGTCCTCGTCGGGCAGCGCCTCCCGGAACACCACCCGGGCCTCGGGCGTCTTGATCAGGGCTTCGAAGGCCGACAGGGAGAGCGGGCTGTCGAAGTCCAGGTACTGCGGCTTGGCCCCGGTCGCGCCCCGGGCCCCGGAGTCGGACACGGTCGCGAAGACCCGGTCGGGCAGCCCGTGGTCACGCCGGAAGGCGTGCCAGTCCAGGAACCAGCCGTCCTCCGGGGCCCCGGCCCGGTGCAGCGGCAGAGCGGAGGCCGGGGCGCTCCAGCTGCGGCGGCTGAGGACCAGCGAGCCGTGCCGGACCCGGGGCCGGGTGGTGACCCCGCCCGCGTCCGGCGCGCCCTCGGGGACCCCGGCCCAGACGTTGAGCGGGGCCATGGAGGTCGGGGAGAGGAGGAGCAGGGTGCGGGGCAGTTCGGGGAGGGCGAGGGGGACGAGATAGCCGAGGTAGACGGGGATCACCTCGCGGTCCAGCCGGGCCGAGCGCAGGACCAGCCGGTCGGCGTCCGGGTCGTGGACGAGGTACAGGTCGTCCAGCGAGATCCTGAACTGCTCCTCCAGGGTTCCGCGTTCACCCGGGCAGACGATCTCGTACGGGGTCAGCCGGCCGTGCAGGTTGAGGTTGCTGGTGACCGGGCCGCCGGTGACCTCGGCCAGCACCGCCCCCTCGGGCACGATCGTCCGGGCGTCCGCGAGGAGGTGCTCGTCCAGCCCGTCGAAGAGCTGGGTGAACCGGCTGAAGGGGAACGAGACCCCGCCGTAGGACCGGTTGAGGACGACGAGGGGGTCGCCAGGGCGGTCGGCGATCTGGAGGTGGTGGCTCATGGGGGCGAAGTCCGGTGCCAGTCCGTCCAGTTCACCGGCGACCTCCGCCAGGAACGCCTCGTCCACCCGCACCTCGGCCGTCCCCGGCCCCGCCGCCTCCCACAGTGCGGCCATGCGGGCGGTGAAGGTGCGGCGGGCGGTGTCGAGGGCGCGGAGGCGATCGAGGCCGAGCCAGTTGACCTCCGGAACGTAGCTGCCGTCGGCGTCGTACGGGGTGCGGGTGGCGGTGAACGTCATGTACTGGTCGAAGAAGTCCTCGTGGAAGTCGTGGACCAGCTTCAGGAGGTCGTCACACCGGCCCCCGCGCCCGTACCGCGCGAGGAAGAAGCCCGCGAAGGTGATCCGCTGCGGGAGGGTGAGGTCGAAGGCGGGCAGCACCCGCTCCACGGCGGCCAGCGGCCCGGCCGCCAGCTCCTGCCAGGCATCGGGGTCCAGCTCCACGCTGCCGCGATCCGGGCCCGGGTCCACGCGCGCCTCCACGCTGCCGCGATCGCGACCCGCGTCCGAGCCGGACTCCACGCTGCCGCGCGCCCGGCCCTCCACCGGCCCCCCGCCCGCTCCGCCCGCCTCCACGGCCCCGCCCGCCGCCGCGTCCTCGTACACCAGCGTCTGCGGGACCTTCGCCCGGTCCGCCCCCAGCTCCTCCTCCTGGACCGCCCGCAGCCCCGCCCGCAACGCGTCCAGCAGCACGCGCCGCTCGTCCGGCGAGGCATCCGCGAACTGCTCAACGCAGCGGGCGGGCTCCTCCAGCCGGTCCGCGAGCCGGTCGGCCCAGGAACGTTCCAGACCGCGCAGCGCGCCCTGGAACGCCCGCAGTGGGTCCGTGTCGTGCACCTCGGTCCGCAGACACGGCACCTGGACCATCCCGACGTCCAGCAGCGCCCCGAGGTACTGCTCGCACTCCTCGCGCGCGGCCCCCTGGTCCCGGGCCAGCCACTCCACCAGCTCCCCGTACCGCAGCCCGCCCCCGCCCCGCTCCTCGAAGAGGCCGAGCAGCCGGTCCAGGGTGCCGCTGCGGCGCAGGAAGAACAGCCGGTCCTTCACCGCGTCGAACGTGACGGCCGTGTCGTCGTCGCCCGCCGTGACCCAGCGCCGCACATACCGCACCCGGTCGTCGTCACGGCCCCACCCGGAGGCGGGGGCGACCGGCAGGTCGGCGCGGCGGGCCGGGTCGGCGATCACGGCATCCGCGAGGCGGCCCAGCGCGACGACGTTGAGCCGGGTCTGCGCCCGCCACTCCTCGTCGACGCGCAGCCGCAGCCCGTCGGAGCCGGCGAGCGAGCCGAGCGCGACGCCGGTGAAGG
This DNA window, taken from Streptomyces griseus subsp. griseus, encodes the following:
- a CDS encoding lantibiotic dehydratase C-terminal domain-containing protein; translation: MTPPAATTATTTGAWQATHVFYAANPRPFLLHCVRPLVAELEADGLLAGYFFINYWLEGPHVRLRLKPSSPAAEPEVARRTGEAVDAFLAERPALYAVDSGFLNDFYNTLFEIEFPGSERGHYMDEQGRMNLRPNNSRHREAYEPEFGKYGGPAGTELAEWHFRHSSDLVIDALATKNLHLRTVLLGTSAQLMMVMSSTFLPERAELTHYLDSYYEFWHRAFPGTGFIGTDEYDRNYARTADGLRDRFTRIRTATAPPGSPGSLPGSLAGWAEHCAELRDRARKLAVDGDLVFRSWDGERDERVTDPAVALPLLLSPYMHMTNNRLHVTIRDEAYLSHVLGRVLKEPAAGPAGGAV
- a CDS encoding lantibiotic dehydratase, which encodes MSDHTNHAAVRTAFMARVAGLPVESVRELRCPESRRWADEVLDESAQLRLLAEKAGDQLHDLIGGSDDEPLRRALLKLRRDIFNNRLPTADSADHALARVRQMDPAAAATLADWLTGRRTLDERREAGAGLLAAETGRSREALRRLAGHERLRRALLLASPALDAQLDVYRHGLGSPAARPDKKQRKIERSLLSYVYRTACKTSPFSTFTGVALGSLAGSDGLRLRVDEEWRAQTRLNVVALGRLADAVIADPARRADLPVAPASGWGRDDDRVRYVRRWVTAGDDDTAVTFDAVKDRLFFLRRSGTLDRLLGLFEERGGGGLRYGELVEWLARDQGAAREECEQYLGALLDVGMVQVPCLRTEVHDTDPLRAFQGALRGLERSWADRLADRLEEPARCVEQFADASPDERRVLLDALRAGLRAVQEEELGADRAKVPQTLVYEDAAAGGAVEAGGAGGGPVEGRARGSVESGSDAGRDRGSVEARVDPGPDRGSVELDPDAWQELAAGPLAAVERVLPAFDLTLPQRITFAGFFLARYGRGGRCDDLLKLVHDFHEDFFDQYMTFTATRTPYDADGSYVPEVNWLGLDRLRALDTARRTFTARMAALWEAAGPGTAEVRVDEAFLAEVAGELDGLAPDFAPMSHHLQIADRPGDPLVVLNRSYGGVSFPFSRFTQLFDGLDEHLLADARTIVPEGAVLAEVTGGPVTSNLNLHGRLTPYEIVCPGERGTLEEQFRISLDDLYLVHDPDADRLVLRSARLDREVIPVYLGYLVPLALPELPRTLLLLSPTSMAPLNVWAGVPEGAPDAGGVTTRPRVRHGSLVLSRRSWSAPASALPLHRAGAPEDGWFLDWHAFRRDHGLPDRVFATVSDSGARGATGAKPQYLDFDSPLSLSAFEALIKTPEARVVFREALPDEDALHTVSGHGRHVAELAVETAVPVRRRTP